A DNA window from Fragaria vesca subsp. vesca linkage group LG3, FraVesHawaii_1.0, whole genome shotgun sequence contains the following coding sequences:
- the LOC101309518 gene encoding uncharacterized protein LOC101309518, which yields MKQKVVIKLSVHDEKSRSKAMKTAVGVDGVDSASLPMDKDQIEVTGNDVDVVLLTTLLRKTVKHAEVVSVGAVKEEEKKKEEPKASGPIIVGWPENYAWPQNYYPVASYQCPPPNPYQCSEPSCSIM from the exons ATGAAG CAAAAGGTGGTGATCAAGCTCTCTGTGCACGACGAGAAGTCTCGTTCCAAGGCAATGAAGACAGCAGTTGGAGTTGATG GGGTGGATTCAGCAAGTCTGCCAATGGACAAGGACCAAATTGAAGTAACAGGAAATGATGTTGATGTGGTTTTGCTTACAACTCTTCTCAGAAAAACAGTTAAGCATGCTGAGGTCGTCAGTGTGGGCGCTGTCAAAGAGGAGGAGAAGAAGAAGGAGGAGCCTAAAGCATCTGGGCCAATCATCGTCGGATGGCCTGAGAATTATGCATGGCCTCAGAATTATTACCCAGTTGCTTCATACCAGTGCCCCCCGCCAAATCCCTACCAGTGCTCTGAGCCCAGTTGCTCCATAATGTGA